Below is a genomic region from Staphylococcus carnosus.
TTCTTGCAACACGGCATTGTGTTTTTAAAACCTAGAGATAATTCGAATAATGTTGGATTTCATAAACAGAATATGACGAATAATATTGTGAAGTCCGTAGTAAGCTCTGAACTTGAAGCGAGATTGTTCAATGAAATGGACTATAATGATTTCGAATTGATGATTACTGGTTTGCCGAAATTTGATAATGAACACTTAATTGAAGGTGCAGATAAAATTACTTACATGCCGACATGGCGACCTTGGGAAGAAGCGGAAGTATTCAATGGTCATATAGAAGAGACTACTTATTATCAATCTATTATGGAAGTAATTGAAGCATTTGAAAAAGCAGGCTTATTAAGCCGTTTACAAATAGCAGCTCATAATAAATTCTCTCAATATGCTAAAAATCACTTTAATAAATATAATGATATTTTCGTAGAAGATCCTACAGATACTTTGAAAAACTCTGTTATCTATATCACAGATATTTCTTCCATTATCTTTGATGCGATTAATCACGGTGCTTTCCCGATTTTTTATTGGAAAGAATTTGAAGATATTATTGCTAAACATGGAGGTACAACACCAGCAAACCGTGAAAACATACCAGGTGTTGTCGCAGATGATGAAAATGAATTAGTAGAAGCAGTAAAATCAGCAATCAACAATGACTTTAAACTGCCGCCGAAAGTATTAGAAAATTATCGTCGAATTAATGAATTCCATGATAACCAAAACACACAACGTGTGATTGATGAATTGGTAAATGACGGTGTACTCCAAAGAAAATAGAAACAAAAAAATGACTGGAATGCTTTAATAATAAGGCATCCAGTCATTTTATTTGTTGAACAGGGTAAATAAATTTAACATTAAATTAAATAGAGACTAATGGAGGAGAAACGATGAACTACATTAATATAAAAGACGCTTCGCAGAATAACTTAAAGCACATTGATATAGACATACCTAAACATTTGATTACAGTGTTTACAGGACGTTCTGGTTCAGGTAAATCTTCTTTAGTGTTTAATACCGTTGCGGCTGAATCCGAACGTCTTTTAAATGAAAGCTATTCTAGCTATATTCAGTTTCATTTAAATCAGCAACCTAAACCTAAGGTAGGAGAGATTAAAAATTTACCGGTTGCTATGACAATCAGTCAAAAGCGATTTAACGGGAATTCTCGTTCTACAGTAGGGACAGCTTCTGATATCTATGCTGCTGTCAGATTACTATGGTCAAGAATCGGTGAGCCTTTTGTCGGCTATTCGGATGTCTTTTCATTTAACAGTCCGAATGGGATGTGTGAGACATGTGAAGGACTAGGCTATATTGAAGATATCAATTTAGACGAACTGCTGGATTGGGACAAATCATTAAACGAAGGCGCAATAGATTTCCCTTCATTTGGGCCTGATAAAGAGCGCGGTAAAGCATATAGAGATAGCGGCTTGTTCGATAATGATAAAAAATTAAAAGATTATTCCAAAGAGGAACTAGATTTATTCTTATATCAAGAGCCGATGAAGTTGAAAAATCCTCCGGAAGAATGGCGTAAATCAGCAAAATATGTAGGATTAATACCAAGATTCAGCAGAATATTCTTAGGGGATAAAGAATTCAACAAAAAACGTTATGCTAAACACCTTAAACACGTGGTGACTAATAAGGTTTGTCCGACTTGTCATGGCCAACGGTTAAGTCAAAAAGTATTGAGTTGTAAAATCAATGGCAAGAATATCTCTGATTTTACGCAAATGACAATTAAAGAAAATTTGGAATTTCTAGATCAATTAGAGAATCCGACTGCTCAATATATTATTGGACCACTACGTGAACAGTTAGAAGCATTGGATTATATTGGTTTAAGCTATTTGACGTTGAATCGTGTCACAACAACACTTTCAGGCGGGGAAGCACAACGTCTTAAATTGATACGTCATTTGAACAGCCCATTATCTGATTTGGTTTATATTATTGATGAGCCGAGTGTCGGTCTGCATCCTGAAGATATTTCGAAAATAGATGAAATCCTTCAGTCTTTAAAAGAAAAAGGGAATACGGTATTGATTGTAGAACATGACCCAGATGTGATTAAAGATGGAGACCA
It encodes:
- a CDS encoding ATP-binding cassette domain-containing protein, producing the protein MNYINIKDASQNNLKHIDIDIPKHLITVFTGRSGSGKSSLVFNTVAAESERLLNESYSSYIQFHLNQQPKPKVGEIKNLPVAMTISQKRFNGNSRSTVGTASDIYAAVRLLWSRIGEPFVGYSDVFSFNSPNGMCETCEGLGYIEDINLDELLDWDKSLNEGAIDFPSFGPDKERGKAYRDSGLFDNDKKLKDYSKEELDLFLYQEPMKLKNPPEEWRKSAKYVGLIPRFSRIFLGDKEFNKKRYAKHLKHVVTNKVCPTCHGQRLSQKVLSCKINGKNISDFTQMTIKENLEFLDQLENPTAQYIIGPLREQLEALDYIGLSYLTLNRVTTTLSGGEAQRLKLIRHLNSPLSDLVYIIDEPSVGLHPEDISKIDEILQSLKEKGNTVLIVEHDPDVIKDGDHIIDMGPGSGKDGGKITFQGTYQELLESDTSTGKALRQKHHLKDKVRQPDGFYHIGPVTQNNLEEVSADIPKEVLTVITGVAGSGKSTLIKAGFEDEDNVIIMDQKAIQGSSRSNLLTYLDVFDSVRNFFHKQTGLSKAMFSYNSKGACPNCGGKGYIKTELAFMGDFSQTCEVCHGKRYRPEVLEATVDGYSIADVLDLTVDEGIEFFDEQSDVKSKLEALSKTGLTYMTLGQPLSTLSGGEMQRVKLAQHLDEQVQDSVFIFDEPTTGLHEADIPVLMKCFDDLMSRNNTVILIEHNLSIMCEADWIIDVGPGPGLDGGKVLFSGTPKDFIKEEDTLTSKHLKRYIQ